The following coding sequences are from one Vicugna pacos chromosome 11, VicPac4, whole genome shotgun sequence window:
- the LOC140699753 gene encoding ral guanine nucleotide dissociation stimulator-like — translation MFSSCFPVSRGFSARKPWTARFFGGCRRLWNPPPRRLWPILRRSPKDSTHGTGQDLVHGDPRSTSLQEAQVPHESSRAQDALRGGAGPSGSGDEAYRAWSLQRHRLEKLVAKLVPAVLGGHPSYVNTFLGNYRALATAQQVLDHLFQRYGCVLPVTEEDGGPLHQLKQAMASILGTWLFQYPDDFHQPPEFPCLKTVVAYVELSMPGSDLEQQAHLLLAQLEQLELPEADSDAPAPEPAGETPLGGAPAPALLPATAPEPEPEPEPEPEPEPEPEQRDALSCEAAASSLLSAVDPGPSSGPPSTLPETPPLKLSH, via the exons atgttctcctcttgtttcccggtctcccggggcttctccgccaggaaaccctggactgcgaggttcttcggtggctgtaggcgtctgtggaaccctccacccaggcgcctgtggcctattttgaggaggtcacctaag gactccacacacgggacgggacaggacctggtccacggagatccccgctccacctccctgcaggaggcgcaggtgccccacgagagcagcagagcccaggacgcgctcagg gggggagctggaccatcagggagcggggatgaggcctacagggcttggagcctccagcgacacaggctggagaagctggtggcaaagctggtgCCTGCCGTCCTGGGCGGGCACCCCTCTTACGTGAACACATTTCTGGGCAATTATCGAGCTCTTGCCaccgcccagcaggtgctggaccatctgttccaaag atacggatgcgtcctccctgttacggaagaggacgggggacccctgcaccagctgaagca ggccatggcctccatcctgggcacctggctgtTCCAGTACCCAGACGActtccaccagcctccagaattcccaTGCCTGAAGACCGTTGTAGCTTACGTAGAgctcagcatgcctggctcagacctggagcagcaggcccacctcctcctggcacagctggagcaactggaactcccagaggcagacagtgatg caccagctccagaacccgctggggaaacccctctgggtggagcgccagctccagctctcctgcctgcgacagcgccagagccagagccagagccagagccagagccagagccagagccagagccagagcagagggacgcGCT gtcctgtgaggcagcggcctcctccctcttgtctgctgtggacccagggcccagctcagggcctccatCAACACTCCCTGAGACCCCACCCTTG AAATTGAGCCACTGA